A region from the Armatimonadota bacterium genome encodes:
- a CDS encoding FAD-binding oxidoreductase, producing the protein MMQDISSALRLKLGALNVVDGSKTPFGATIAAFPRGEEEAAFCIARAREAGLRVVCAGGGAYVDSLAPLPPASLLLSSHRMTRIVEHQPENLVMTAEAGVTLATLQDALRRHRQFLPINVPDPDTATLAGIVSAAATGSWRAAYGPVRDWVLEVRGIDGMARDVRGGARVVKNVAGYDIPKLYTGSRGTLAFITQVTFKVRPMPEQVTRLLFSAATWEALHARLAALAASEIRPTIVEVVRADIRDPAERPTAVITLEGSAETVQWQVVSCSEVLRGEGAMIGRVDYAPQPPRGGDVEVTVRVIPSTIWETLARVAESGWRGSAAYCPVEGRISLRCTAYPDTIEQIEAIRAYVEPQGGGVTIERMPRAWAGVVSPFGAPRPDAPLAQAIKAALDPDNVFPTLPK; encoded by the coding sequence ATGATGCAGGACATCTCTTCCGCGCTGCGCCTGAAACTCGGCGCCCTGAACGTCGTGGACGGATCGAAGACCCCGTTCGGTGCGACTATCGCCGCGTTCCCCCGCGGCGAAGAGGAAGCCGCTTTCTGCATCGCGCGGGCCCGCGAGGCGGGACTACGCGTGGTCTGCGCGGGCGGCGGAGCCTATGTCGATTCGCTCGCCCCGCTCCCCCCGGCGTCGCTCCTCCTGTCCTCGCACCGAATGACCCGCATCGTTGAGCACCAGCCGGAGAATCTGGTGATGACGGCGGAGGCGGGGGTAACTCTCGCCACGCTGCAGGACGCCCTGCGCCGCCACCGGCAGTTCCTTCCCATCAACGTCCCCGACCCGGACACGGCCACCCTCGCCGGCATCGTTTCGGCGGCGGCCACCGGCTCGTGGCGGGCTGCCTATGGTCCCGTGCGCGACTGGGTGCTCGAAGTGAGGGGCATCGATGGTATGGCCCGGGACGTCCGCGGCGGCGCGCGCGTTGTTAAGAATGTCGCGGGATACGACATCCCCAAGCTCTATACCGGCAGCCGCGGCACGCTGGCGTTCATTACGCAGGTCACGTTCAAGGTCAGGCCGATGCCCGAGCAGGTAACCCGTCTCCTATTCTCCGCCGCGACGTGGGAAGCCCTCCACGCCCGGCTCGCGGCTCTCGCGGCCTCGGAAATACGCCCGACGATCGTCGAAGTGGTCCGCGCCGACATCCGTGACCCCGCCGAGCGCCCAACCGCCGTCATCACTCTGGAGGGCAGCGCCGAAACTGTCCAGTGGCAGGTGGTATCGTGCTCGGAGGTCCTGCGCGGCGAGGGCGCGATGATCGGCCGCGTGGATTACGCGCCGCAGCCTCCGCGGGGAGGCGATGTGGAGGTCACTGTCCGCGTCATCCCTTCCACGATCTGGGAGACGCTCGCGCGCGTCGCCGAATCCGGCTGGCGCGGTTCGGCCGCCTATTGCCCCGTGGAAGGGCGTATCTCCCTGCGTTGCACCGCGTACCCGGACACAATCGAACAGATTGAAGCCATCCGCGCGTATGTGGAGCCTCAGGGCGGAGGAGTGACCATCGAACGAATGCCGCGCGCATGGGCCGGCGTCGTCTCGCCGTTCGGCGCGCCCCGCCCGGACGCCCCATTGGCCCAGGCGATCAAGGCCGCCCTGGACCCGGACAACGTCTTCCCGACGCTTCCGAAATGA